Genomic DNA from Solanum dulcamara chromosome 4, daSolDulc1.2, whole genome shotgun sequence:
caaGCAAGTTTGGAAGTTACTACCACCATCGATCTCaactttatattatttttgtttttcactTTTCAATAATTACTCTACagatttcaaatcaattgagcATTATgcccaccaaatttgacatttcttTGACCCATATTAAAGGGAATCaccattaataaattatattgttGTTATCACAATAATGTGGTGCAAATGTAGCTAGTATGGGTACTAATCATGTTCATTTGCACTTCATTATTATAGCAGATAAGAAAGTGAAGGAGAGAGGCCCCCATTGAAGAGACTAGAGAACAACCTACAGTCCAATTCTTTCCTTTGGATTTACAATTAAAACAAATcagaaaaaattttaaaaaataaaagccAGCTATTCCTCCATCAATAATTGACATAGTAGCCATGtgcaataaaataatatttgacgTAAAATATTGATGGTACTTTTGGTACTTGAAAGCTCAGTATCCTGTTCTTTGTTTTGTGGGATCCGCATTCTAACTTTTATTTATGCAATATaattgagtttgaaataaaaacaaaagagaaagaACAATGGATCAAAACTAATAAAGAGATAAAAGGAaatccaaaattttaatttgataggctgatctataatatttatcacttaattcatttacttttaaaattatgagctcaaatatattattttattaattttcaaatcaaaaatattgaattcaGCTGAATAAGAATTTAACGCAACTAATGTTTGTGGACAAATGATGTAGGAGGAGACGCGTCTACTGTTGTCGGGGGACAGACATCCCTGTTTGCCTCACTGTTGCCAGTTCCAACTTCACGCCAGTCCTTTTGGATTAGGTTTTCTATCACTATCAATCTGGAAtccattttatattattttatcgtTACACAATTTTGCTTAAGCACATAGTTCCATTTTATATCTAATTTTGCCCAAGTACAAAGTTTTTTTTCtctacaaataataaaatttacatggggaaaagtatatttttttcatgttcTATTTAATTATCTTTTCACTTCGTTCAGATTGAACATAATTCTTCTGTTTCTCGTTATCATCTCTATCATCATTTTTATTCCCCCAATCAATTTTCCTATTGAGCAACTTTAGTTTCTATTATTGATTATATTCTAATGTTACATATGTTAGAAAATAGCTGATTTCTGCGCTTGACCCCAAACAGAACTCCAAGTTGAAGCATATAGTCAAAACTAGAGGATAAATTTAGACCTTTTCCACTTGTTGTACGTTGGAGCTCCATTGATGGCAAGGCCAAACCATGAGATGCTTTTTCAACGAGATCAGTATGAATAAATCAAAAGTATAACAGAGGATAAAGCTAAACAGTTCATAGTATAGGACAAATTTGAGTGTTTTCCTTATATTTAGTCGTACTCTTTAACGAAAAGTGCGTGGATAAGCCATAACCTAATTCAGACACCCCATATGTTTTAACATATTAATATGTAAAAACTATTCACTGGTAACTCATGAAAGGCCATAATAATATGACATATATGGATATTACTTAGATGCACTTGCAACCCAATTTTTTTACATTGTTTGGAGAAAACAAAGCGCACACGTATAAAATTCGAAGTAGCAACTCTATCAATAAGAAAtcactttctttctttttttcgaATGAATGACTACCTAATCTCTTTTCAAGTTGGTATAAGATTCTAAGTTGTTAATTCTCTGAAAGAGTAGTTTTCCATAAAAATAAGAATCAAAAATATCTATCGGAAGCTTACATTTAACAAGGATGAAAGAGGAAAATATAACCTTTTGGTTCTTTTCAATGTCTTTTCCACACTAGTTATATTTGACTCTGCGAAAACCCCCAAAAAAGGGAAGTGGAAAAAAGAAAGGAATTCAGGAATTAAAGTTGCTACTACTATGTCCAAAGCACACTTTTTTCTCCTTTGGTGTCAAGAACATGAGAAACATGATCCAGTGATGCGTCAAAGTTCAAACCTTGGGATCAGCGTAGACACTTTTGCTTTAACGTCATTCAAAATTGTCTCCCCTTCTACACAAGAGACCAATCTCTTCCTATTCAAATATATACTTTCAGACAACATTTCAGCCTTTTGTCTTCTCAAAATCCTAGTAGAGCCAAAGCCTAGATTCTTCATCTGCTTTTTTCTCCACTTTACTTGCAGTACAAATATTCCCACCCACTTTTTCTCCATCACATATGAAAACGGGAAatgcaaaagaaaataaaaagaggaaAGACAATGGGGTCCTCTGTCCTCAAGCAATTTAACTCAACAAATAAAGGGAAGAGATAATTAGTCTACAGCTTTCCTTTAACAAAAAGGTGAAAATGTTGACAAAAACTTGGTATTATTCACTGCATTATGTACAATCTCTGTGCTATAAAATCACAAGCTGAATAGTAGACCAAAAACACAAACCTTGGACTTGATACAATTCTGGCTTGTCAATATCCCAGCTTATGATGCCGCTACAAAGCAGAAAGGGAAAAAATAGGTCAAAGTTGAAAACAGAAGAAACATAAAATTTCCCTGtttataagaaatatttagATTGGGTTTGACGCCATTAAACAATGAATTCCATCATCTACGTATACCTTTGTTGACCTTAATCTCCAGAAGTTCCTCAATGGGTTGGCGGCATATGGGGCACTTATTTGATTGATGCCTCAGTTCTTTGGCGCACTCACCGCACAAACACTGCAAAATTGAAATACCATACTTAATAGACGCTAAAGAGGAAAGAAAGTGAGCATTAAAGAGAGGTCACAACTATAAAACGAGAATTCCTGCTAGGATAGTATACTTAACACTTCATTCTCTTGTTTTCGtatgtttcttctttttcattttttaactaATATAAGGACAATTTAGAGCATTCTCAGAAACTACATACATAGCTTCAGGAGGACATTGAACAGTCAGCAGCTAGCTTTCAGTCTCTCTGGGACTAAAAACACAATATATCCTTTCCACTTCTTGTGAATATCTAATGGTCATAAAACATGAAgtctatttcttttctttctattgAGAGGGAAGACTTCCCTCCCACTTATCCCacataatatatcaaaaaagaaaattttaacaaattattatctttgaattattttacCATTCTAAACACATATTAGCCTATTAGTAGTGAAATCTTTTTAAAGCTTTTTCAATGAGAAATAAACGTATAGGCAACATCTTCTCAAACTTATCAAAAACATTTGGACCCCTCTAAAATCTCAGGCCCTTATCCCAAACTTCAGCTCTAGAGGTCAATATATTCCACAATGTCAACCTCCAATAAAGTCTGGATTCCAGTACGTTACTGGGAGTACCAAGTCTGCCAAATTGCAACAGCATTTAGTGCTGTTATTAAGTATTGAAGCAACATCTATAACCTAAGAGATTCATACAAAAGTTTTAATACTAGATGAAAGACAACAATCAGTGGATGTGCTTTGGTGAATACCAGAGACATCAGAAATGGCCAAGTATTCTAGAAGTCTTCTATGTTATCAATATCCTCTAAAACCTATAGCCCATAATATGCACCTGCAAACTCTATCAGGAAAAGAGCCTTCAGTTTTtccttatctttttatttttaagaggAACAGCTTTACACGAGTGTGAAATCCAATGTTATTTTTCAACAGGCTACTGATAAAAGTACGGGCCAAGAATAATATGTACCAAATTATCTAGACTTGTCATATATTTTTACCTTGAGATATTGAAGAAATAAAGCAACTGTCAAAGTAAATGATCATACCATATGTCTACATGGCAAAACTGCCGTGTCTTTCGGCTCAGTCATGCAAATTACACATTCTTTTCCTGACTCCTCATCATTGACGTTAGTTTCCTCCGAATTGCTGATCCCATAAATCTCTCGCAACTCGTAGCGAACTCCTTCAATCCACAAAATCTGCTTGATCACTTTCACTTGAAAATGATCCTCATTATTCTTCACTAGCACAGCTTCAGTTATCTGTGAATGGAGAGATTTATCCAGTGATTGCCCATCATACTTCTCATCCGGTGGTGTAGATGGAAGACATGACTCTGCTGATATAACAAGAGGGAAAATTTCTTCTCCTTGGAGTGGCTTTGATAGGTCATTGACATCAAAAAAGCCCAGGTCAATTCCAGTTCCAGAAGGCTGGCAAAACTTTTGGCCTAGTCCTTTTTTAAATGGTATTTGAACAGGCTTCATTTCAGGATATATTGGACTGAATTTGCAGTTGGCCCCTTCCTTAGCAAAGTAGAAAATGGTGATACTGCAGTCAAAGaacaaaagaaataaatgaattttattCTTTCATTTTGTCAAAATAACAATTGTTATTCCATGAAACATCAAATGAGTGCCAACCTAGGATAGCATAGCACCAGCACCACTAACATAAGTATGAAGAAGCAATCATTGGAACCAAGAAACCTATGTTACTCAGCTCAGGTTCGGATTTAAAGATCGGATTCTTCATCACACAAATTTTAGGATTCGGGAGATATGGATCCGAGTGCGGATCAGATGTTGGGGTACAACCAATAAATGTACATAATGacatataaagtaaatatttcGATGAATTTAAGTTATTGAACTAAACTAATAAAACTTCATTCTTTAGAAACGATTTTATTCT
This window encodes:
- the LOC129886225 gene encoding probable E3 ubiquitin-protein ligase LUL4, whose product is MGISWSKRHQNHHIHHPPPQPPPPSSSIAPPFPSHSPPPPPPHPTYSFPATSTTPPPSRNPYPLLTPPPQPNYPPPSNSYYHFNFSQSSYGTRPVVCHNHYPPYYHPQSNNGWGGFRPPPPPPPPIPAVPYVDHQNAKKIKNDVNVHKDTIRVQVDEFNKDFHLVSFTFDALVDGSITIFYFAKEGANCKFSPIYPEMKPVQIPFKKGLGQKFCQPSGTGIDLGFFDVNDLSKPLQGEEIFPLVISAESCLPSTPPDEKYDGQSLDKSLHSQITEAVLVKNNEDHFQVKVIKQILWIEGVRYELREIYGISNSEETNVNDEESGKECVICMTEPKDTAVLPCRHMCLCGECAKELRHQSNKCPICRQPIEELLEIKVNKAAS